Proteins encoded within one genomic window of Hahella chejuensis KCTC 2396:
- a CDS encoding pyridoxal phosphate-dependent aminotransferase: MEIDLSRRVQAIKPSPTLAVTNRAAELKAAGKDIIGLGAGEPDFDTPQHIKDAAIAAINAGQTKYTAVDGTPALKNAIISKFQRDNNLNYEANQILVSSGGKQSFFNLALALLNEGDEVIIPAPYWVSYPDMVIVADGKPVIIETSEATRFKITAEQLDAAITSKTKLVVLNSPSNPTGMAYSKDELAALGEVLRKHPSVMVATDDMYEHTLWTGEDFVNILSVCPDLYDRTFVLNGVSKAYSMTGWRIGYAAGPAKAIAAMKKVQSQSTSNPCSVSQAAAVAALNGPQECIGEMVKEFKKRHDFVVKAFNDMPGVTCLPVDGTFYAFPGFQGVIDRMENIYNDLDLAEYLLTEAGVALVPGSAFGAPGHLRISFATSMQNLEQAMERIAKAIK, from the coding sequence TTGGAAATCGATCTCTCACGCCGTGTTCAAGCAATCAAACCCTCTCCCACTCTGGCTGTCACCAACCGCGCGGCGGAACTTAAAGCCGCCGGGAAAGATATTATTGGTTTAGGCGCCGGAGAACCTGATTTTGACACCCCCCAGCATATCAAGGACGCAGCTATCGCCGCGATTAACGCAGGCCAGACCAAATATACCGCAGTCGATGGAACCCCTGCACTAAAGAACGCGATTATCAGCAAATTCCAACGCGATAATAATCTGAATTACGAAGCCAACCAGATTCTGGTCTCCAGCGGGGGCAAGCAAAGCTTTTTCAATCTGGCGTTGGCGCTGCTGAACGAAGGCGATGAGGTTATTATCCCTGCGCCTTATTGGGTGTCCTATCCTGATATGGTGATCGTCGCTGACGGCAAACCCGTCATCATTGAAACCAGCGAAGCGACGCGCTTTAAAATCACCGCAGAGCAACTAGACGCCGCTATCACCAGCAAAACCAAGCTGGTTGTATTGAACAGCCCGTCTAACCCAACCGGTATGGCGTACAGTAAAGATGAGCTGGCTGCGCTGGGCGAGGTGCTGCGCAAGCATCCCTCTGTGATGGTGGCGACTGACGACATGTACGAGCATACGCTGTGGACTGGCGAGGACTTCGTCAATATCTTGAGTGTTTGCCCAGACCTTTATGATCGCACTTTTGTTCTGAATGGCGTTTCCAAAGCTTATTCCATGACTGGCTGGCGCATCGGTTACGCGGCAGGGCCCGCCAAGGCGATTGCGGCCATGAAAAAAGTGCAGTCGCAAAGCACGTCTAATCCCTGCTCCGTCTCCCAAGCCGCTGCAGTCGCCGCGCTGAACGGCCCACAGGAATGCATTGGAGAAATGGTAAAAGAGTTCAAGAAACGCCATGATTTTGTCGTTAAAGCGTTTAACGACATGCCCGGCGTAACCTGCCTGCCCGTAGATGGAACCTTTTACGCATTCCCAGGGTTCCAAGGCGTGATCGACCGCATGGAAAACATCTACAACGACCTGGACCTGGCGGAATACCTGCTGACGGAAGCGGGCGTCGCCCTGGTTCCCGGCTCAGCTTTTGGCGCGCCCGGGCATTTGCGCATCTCCTTCGCCACCAGCATGCAGAATCTGGAACAAGCCATGGAGCGCATCGCGAAAGCGATCAAATAA
- the pyrF gene encoding orotidine-5'-phosphate decarboxylase, translating to MVGGPRVVVALDFSDRKQLDEFVAKLDPGLCRLKVGKELFTTFGPAIVEQLQARGFEVFLDLKFHDIPNTTAQAVKAAAGLGVWMVNVHASGGRRMMEACREVLEQESHAPLLIAVTMLTSLSDEEIVEIGFPCSAQEMVGRLAVLAQSSGMDGVVCSAQEAPLLRRAHGEEFCLVTPGIRPAAAAADDQTRIVTPAQAITDGSSYLVVGRPITRALNPLDALQQIVKEVESV from the coding sequence ATGGTTGGTGGGCCAAGAGTCGTAGTGGCTTTGGACTTTTCTGATAGAAAGCAGCTTGATGAGTTTGTCGCCAAACTTGATCCAGGTTTATGTCGGCTTAAGGTTGGCAAAGAGCTGTTTACAACATTTGGGCCCGCTATAGTTGAGCAGTTGCAGGCGCGCGGTTTTGAGGTATTTTTAGACCTTAAGTTTCATGATATTCCCAATACGACGGCGCAGGCGGTGAAAGCGGCGGCTGGTTTGGGGGTATGGATGGTGAATGTGCATGCGTCCGGTGGTAGAAGAATGATGGAGGCGTGTCGTGAGGTGTTGGAGCAAGAGTCGCATGCGCCGTTGCTGATTGCTGTTACGATGCTAACCAGCTTGAGTGATGAGGAGATCGTCGAGATAGGGTTTCCCTGCTCAGCCCAAGAGATGGTTGGCAGGCTTGCGGTCTTGGCGCAAAGTAGTGGAATGGATGGCGTAGTTTGTTCTGCGCAGGAGGCTCCATTGTTGCGCCGTGCGCACGGTGAGGAGTTTTGTTTGGTGACGCCTGGCATCAGGCCTGCGGCGGCAGCGGCGGATGATCAGACGCGAATTGTTACTCCAGCTCAGGCGATTACTGATGGGAGCTCATATTTGGTCGTGGGAAGGCCTATTACCCGGGCGTTAAATCCTCTCGATGCATTGCAGCAAATCGTCAAAGAGGTTGAGTCGGTCTGA
- the lapB gene encoding lipopolysaccharide assembly protein LapB — translation MEYLGQLLLIAVAIGIGWLICFIQGRVGQTARAIKRGGEYPKSLQYLFEAYDAPTLDSFVQELEINQHTVQLHLSIANFFRRKGEIEKATAIHQNLLSHPDARIKHGEQLTYELAQDYMFVGLYDRAEALFIELTASRQWRKLSTECLLEIYEHEKEWGVARERALTLDVKRDREVQIRLAQYCCEMAERSMRRKEYSDATRHLREALTYDKFCARASIQVAQVCVATEQYPEALAELKRIEQQNPVFLSEVVGLVREICEKLNERERLLKILQRMWELQPSAKVMIALSGALNENENTEEAIEFLLQQLNAHPTLGGVKALLVLLGPYADPEPKRWIMIVKGVLEALLEKNHSYLCESCGFSGRHLHWQCPSCKKWGVVKPLPWV, via the coding sequence ATGGAATATCTTGGCCAATTGTTGTTAATTGCCGTCGCAATAGGCATCGGTTGGCTGATTTGTTTCATTCAGGGGCGAGTTGGCCAGACTGCCAGAGCCATCAAGCGGGGCGGCGAATATCCAAAGTCCTTGCAGTATCTTTTTGAAGCGTATGATGCGCCGACTCTGGACTCTTTTGTTCAGGAGCTGGAAATAAATCAGCACACGGTCCAGCTTCATCTTTCAATCGCCAACTTCTTTCGTCGCAAAGGCGAAATCGAAAAAGCGACGGCGATCCATCAGAATCTTCTTTCGCATCCAGATGCGAGAATCAAACACGGTGAGCAGCTCACCTATGAGTTGGCGCAGGACTATATGTTTGTCGGCCTGTACGACAGGGCGGAAGCTCTCTTTATTGAGCTGACGGCGTCCCGGCAGTGGCGTAAGCTCAGTACTGAGTGCCTTCTCGAGATATACGAGCACGAAAAGGAGTGGGGGGTTGCCCGTGAGCGCGCCTTGACGCTGGACGTGAAGCGTGATCGAGAGGTGCAAATACGGCTGGCTCAATACTGTTGTGAGATGGCTGAGCGCAGCATGCGACGCAAGGAATATTCGGATGCGACGCGTCATCTTCGAGAAGCGCTAACGTATGACAAGTTTTGTGCTCGGGCGAGTATTCAGGTGGCTCAGGTGTGTGTCGCTACGGAGCAGTATCCTGAGGCGTTGGCGGAACTGAAGCGTATTGAGCAGCAGAATCCGGTGTTTCTCTCGGAAGTGGTTGGGTTGGTGAGAGAGATATGCGAAAAGCTCAACGAGCGGGAGCGACTGCTGAAAATACTCCAAAGAATGTGGGAACTGCAGCCGTCAGCAAAAGTAATGATCGCGTTGTCTGGCGCGCTTAATGAAAATGAGAATACCGAGGAAGCGATAGAATTTCTTTTGCAGCAATTGAATGCTCATCCCACGCTTGGTGGAGTGAAGGCGTTGCTGGTGTTGTTGGGGCCTTATGCGGACCCTGAGCCCAAACGTTGGATTATGATTGTGAAAGGAGTGCTGGAGGCGCTTCTTGAAAAGAATCACTCTTATTTATGTGAAAGTTGCGGCTTTTCGGGGCGTCATTTGCACTGGCAGTGCCCCAGTTGCAAAAAGTGGGGTGTGGTGAAGCCGTTGCCTTGGGTGTAA
- a CDS encoding lipopolysaccharide assembly protein LapA domain-containing protein, with product MSKLKKIFLLCLIFLMVVVGVVFVLLNNSKLELDLLFYHTGPVNVSILIGLAFAVGFLMGMAVTSLTVLKLKIFGKKGRDRSVKSSTQVVASKS from the coding sequence ATGTCCAAGCTTAAAAAAATCTTTTTGCTATGCCTTATCTTCCTGATGGTGGTTGTTGGTGTAGTGTTTGTATTGCTTAACAATTCCAAGCTAGAGTTAGACCTCTTGTTCTACCATACGGGGCCAGTGAATGTTTCAATTCTGATTGGATTGGCGTTTGCTGTTGGGTTTCTAATGGGAATGGCTGTAACCAGCTTGACCGTTCTAAAGTTGAAAATATTCGGTAAAAAAGGGCGTGATCGCTCCGTAAAGTCATCTACGCAGGTTGTCGCCAGCAAATCATAA
- a CDS encoding integration host factor subunit beta: MTKSELVEIIAQKQPQLSIKDVELAVKTIIEYMSQSLSQGQRIEIRGFGSFSLHYRAPRVGRNPKTGETVHLPAKYVPHFKPGKELRDEVNASLKAGY; encoded by the coding sequence ATGACCAAATCAGAGTTAGTCGAGATTATTGCGCAAAAACAACCACAACTTTCGATAAAAGACGTTGAGCTCGCGGTTAAAACGATCATAGAGTACATGTCACAATCTCTGTCCCAGGGGCAGCGTATAGAAATACGGGGATTCGGCAGTTTCAGTCTCCACTATCGCGCTCCACGGGTAGGGCGAAATCCCAAAACAGGTGAGACTGTTCATCTTCCTGCGAAGTATGTGCCGCACTTCAAGCCTGGTAAGGAATTGAGAGATGAGGTTAACGCAAGTCTCAAAGCCGGATATTGA
- the rpsA gene encoding 30S ribosomal protein S1, with amino-acid sequence MSESFAELFEESLKQIDMKPGSIVKGVVVDIDEDWVTVNAGLKSEGVIPVAQFLNEKGELNLQVGDEVEVALDAVEDGFGETRLSREKAKRAEAWKDLEKAFEANEVVNGVINGKVKGGFTVELGGIRAFLPGSLVDVRPIRDTAHLEGKDLEFKVIKLDQKRNNVVVSRRAVLEAENSAERDALLQTLQEGMEVKGIVKNLTDYGAFVDLGGVDGLLHITDMAWKRIKHPSEIVNVGDEITVKVLKFDRERNRVSLGLKQLGEDPWVAIKERYPENTRVTARVTNLTDYGCFAELEEGVEGLVHVSEMDWTNKNIHPSKVVQLGDELEVMVLDIDEERRRISLGIKQCHANPWEEFSGKFNKGDRISGKIKSITDFGIFLGLEGGIDGLVHLSDISWNEPGEEAVRKYKKGDDLETVILSIDPERERISLGIKQLESDPFAEFTQLNEKGSIVTGTVKSVDAKAAVIALNDDVEATLKASEISRDKVEDARNVLKEGDEVEAKIISVDRKNRVINLSIKSKDIDEEKQAIRDVKEKQTEAQGPTTIGDLIKEQLQQQQ; translated from the coding sequence ATGAGCGAGAGCTTTGCTGAGCTTTTTGAAGAAAGTTTAAAACAAATTGATATGAAACCCGGCTCTATCGTTAAGGGCGTAGTGGTTGATATCGATGAAGACTGGGTTACTGTAAACGCAGGCCTTAAGTCCGAGGGTGTAATCCCTGTAGCACAGTTCCTGAACGAGAAAGGGGAACTGAATCTGCAAGTCGGCGACGAAGTTGAGGTTGCTCTCGACGCAGTTGAAGACGGCTTTGGCGAAACCCGCCTGTCTCGCGAAAAAGCGAAGCGCGCGGAAGCCTGGAAAGATCTTGAAAAAGCTTTCGAAGCAAACGAAGTTGTTAACGGCGTTATCAACGGCAAGGTCAAAGGTGGTTTCACTGTTGAACTGGGCGGCATCCGCGCATTCCTTCCTGGCTCCTTAGTAGATGTGCGTCCGATTCGCGACACGGCGCATCTGGAAGGAAAGGATCTCGAATTCAAAGTTATCAAGCTGGATCAGAAGCGTAACAACGTAGTTGTTTCACGTCGTGCTGTTCTGGAAGCTGAAAATAGCGCTGAGCGTGACGCTCTGCTGCAGACTTTGCAGGAAGGTATGGAAGTCAAGGGTATCGTTAAGAACCTGACTGACTACGGCGCGTTCGTGGATCTGGGTGGTGTTGACGGTCTGTTGCACATTACTGACATGGCTTGGAAGCGTATCAAGCATCCTAGCGAAATCGTTAACGTTGGTGACGAAATTACCGTTAAGGTATTGAAGTTCGATCGCGAGCGTAACCGCGTATCTCTGGGTCTGAAGCAACTGGGTGAAGACCCATGGGTTGCTATTAAAGAGCGTTATCCAGAGAACACACGCGTTACTGCGCGCGTCACCAATCTGACTGATTACGGCTGCTTCGCTGAGCTGGAAGAAGGTGTTGAAGGTCTGGTCCACGTTTCAGAAATGGATTGGACCAACAAGAACATTCACCCATCTAAAGTTGTTCAACTGGGTGACGAGCTGGAAGTGATGGTTCTGGATATCGACGAAGAGCGTCGTCGTATTTCCCTGGGTATCAAGCAGTGCCACGCTAATCCTTGGGAAGAATTCTCTGGTAAGTTCAACAAGGGTGACCGTATCTCCGGTAAGATCAAGTCTATTACTGACTTCGGTATCTTCCTTGGACTGGAAGGCGGCATTGACGGTCTGGTTCACCTGTCCGACATCTCTTGGAACGAGCCAGGCGAAGAAGCTGTTCGCAAGTACAAGAAAGGCGACGATCTGGAAACAGTAATCCTGTCTATCGATCCTGAGCGTGAGCGCATTTCTCTGGGTATCAAGCAGTTGGAGAGCGATCCGTTCGCTGAGTTCACTCAATTGAACGAGAAAGGCTCTATCGTTACCGGTACGGTTAAGTCTGTTGACGCTAAAGCTGCTGTGATTGCTCTAAACGACGACGTTGAAGCGACTTTGAAGGCGTCTGAAATCAGCCGTGACAAAGTTGAAGATGCTCGCAACGTGCTGAAAGAAGGCGACGAAGTAGAAGCGAAAATCATCAGCGTTGACCGTAAGAACCGCGTGATCAACCTCTCCATCAAGTCTAAAGACATTGATGAAGAGAAGCAGGCGATTCGCGACGTCAAAGAGAAGCAAACTGAAGCTCAAGGTCCGACCACTATCGGTGATCTGATCAAAGAGCAGTTGCAGCAACAGCAGTAA
- the cmk gene encoding (d)CMP kinase: MKVSSGIPVITLDGPSGSGKGTIAQLTAQALGWNILDSGALYRLTALSAERQGVDLADENAVAKVAETLDVRFEARTPGQPVSVILMGDDVTLEIRTETCGAMASRVAAYPLVRAALLQRQRDFQSAPGLVADGRDMGTVVFPDAPCKIFMTASAEVRARRRYDQLKQQGESVKISHLLNEIKERDERDMNRSNAPLRPADDAVVLDTSDFSVDEVLEKVLQIWSSRQS; the protein is encoded by the coding sequence ATGAAGGTGAGCTCCGGCATTCCTGTCATCACCCTTGATGGTCCCTCAGGTTCAGGTAAGGGGACCATTGCGCAGCTTACTGCGCAGGCGTTGGGATGGAATATTTTGGACTCCGGCGCACTGTATCGCCTGACCGCCTTGAGCGCTGAGCGACAGGGCGTTGATTTGGCGGATGAAAACGCTGTAGCGAAGGTCGCTGAAACCTTGGATGTGCGCTTTGAAGCGAGAACTCCCGGTCAGCCGGTGTCCGTTATTTTAATGGGCGACGACGTGACTCTGGAAATCAGGACGGAAACCTGTGGCGCTATGGCTTCGCGGGTTGCCGCGTATCCTTTGGTGCGAGCCGCCTTGTTGCAGCGGCAGCGGGATTTTCAGTCCGCTCCGGGGTTGGTGGCCGATGGGCGCGATATGGGGACGGTCGTATTTCCTGACGCCCCATGTAAGATATTTATGACCGCAAGCGCCGAAGTGAGGGCGCGGCGAAGATATGATCAGTTGAAGCAGCAAGGCGAGAGTGTTAAAATTTCGCACCTTTTAAATGAGATAAAGGAACGCGATGAGCGTGACATGAATCGGTCAAACGCTCCTCTGCGACCTGCGGATGACGCCGTAGTCCTTGATACTTCTGACTTTTCGGTGGATGAGGTGTTGGAGAAAGTACTCCAGATCTGGTCTTCCCGTCAATCCTGA
- a CDS encoding bifunctional prephenate dehydrogenase/3-phosphoshikimate 1-carboxyvinyltransferase: protein MLQSQVKCLAVVGLGLIGGSLAKAVKERGLAEKVIGYDRRDTEAALAVRMGVVDESAPDLVTLASRADVIVLAVPVGAVAPVLEEMKPALRSDHILTDVGSVKGEIEKAFVSVFGEMPANAVLGHPIAGSEKSGVQAANSALFENHKTILTPLPVTDSQALGVVAALWRGMGAEVLFMSVAHHDEVLAATSHLPHLIAFSLVDTLAGADDNKEIFRYAAGGFRDFTRIAASDPVMWRDVYLTNRDAVLKVLNAFDADLKKLRNAIADGDGQTLLGVFTRARAAREHFTKMLEGKAYKTDMANNVTYVAGKGGPVCGDIRVPGDKSMSHRSIMLGSLAEGVTEIEGFLEGEDALATLQAFRDMGVVIEGPDRGSVTINGVGMHGLKQPPGPLYLGNSGTSMRLLAGLLSGQSFDVELTGDESLSKRPMERVAKPLREMGAEISTSEGGRPPVKIKGGSRLHGIHYDMPVASAQVKSSLVLAGLYAEGETSVTEPAPTRDHSERMLRGFGYPVDVNGSKVTIKGGHKLSATKIDVPSDISSAAFFLVAASITPGSDLTLRHVGVNPTRVGVISILKMMGADIELSNHKEVGGEPVADIRVRYAPLKGIRIPEEQVPLAIDEFPVLFIAAVCAEGETVLSGAEELRVKESDRIQTMADGLAALGVSSEVKEDGIVLRSAEIGGGTVDSHGDHRIAMAFAVASLRATGAIVIKDCANVATSFPGFTALANEVGFNLRAEETA, encoded by the coding sequence ATGTTGCAATCCCAAGTTAAATGTTTGGCCGTTGTCGGGCTGGGTCTGATCGGCGGTTCGCTCGCCAAAGCTGTGAAAGAACGCGGTTTGGCGGAGAAGGTAATTGGTTATGACCGGCGCGATACTGAGGCTGCGTTAGCCGTGCGTATGGGGGTGGTTGATGAGTCTGCCCCGGATCTTGTCACTCTCGCTTCACGGGCGGATGTTATCGTGTTGGCTGTGCCGGTGGGAGCGGTTGCGCCAGTGTTGGAGGAAATGAAGCCCGCTTTGCGGAGCGATCACATCCTTACCGATGTAGGGAGTGTTAAAGGCGAAATAGAAAAAGCCTTTGTCTCTGTATTTGGTGAAATGCCGGCAAATGCTGTGTTGGGGCATCCTATCGCCGGCTCTGAGAAGAGTGGCGTTCAGGCCGCCAATAGTGCTCTGTTTGAGAATCACAAAACCATATTGACGCCGCTTCCGGTGACGGACTCCCAGGCGCTGGGGGTGGTGGCGGCTCTGTGGCGTGGCATGGGGGCTGAAGTGCTTTTCATGTCGGTGGCTCATCATGATGAGGTGTTGGCTGCAACCAGTCATCTGCCTCACTTGATCGCCTTTTCGCTGGTCGATACGCTGGCGGGGGCGGACGATAATAAAGAAATATTTCGCTATGCAGCGGGCGGTTTTCGGGACTTCACCCGTATTGCCGCCAGCGATCCGGTGATGTGGCGGGATGTGTACCTGACCAACCGGGACGCGGTGCTGAAAGTGCTGAATGCGTTCGATGCGGATTTAAAAAAGCTGCGCAACGCTATTGCTGATGGGGACGGACAAACTTTACTTGGTGTGTTCACCCGGGCCCGGGCGGCCCGCGAACATTTCACAAAAATGCTTGAAGGAAAGGCTTACAAGACTGATATGGCTAACAATGTGACCTATGTTGCCGGGAAAGGCGGTCCGGTATGCGGCGATATTCGCGTGCCCGGAGATAAATCGATGTCCCACCGCTCCATCATGTTGGGTTCGCTGGCGGAAGGCGTTACGGAAATTGAAGGTTTTCTTGAAGGGGAAGATGCTCTGGCCACCCTGCAGGCGTTCCGGGATATGGGGGTCGTCATTGAGGGGCCTGACCGTGGCTCGGTAACAATAAATGGCGTGGGTATGCATGGTCTGAAGCAGCCGCCAGGGCCATTGTATTTGGGGAACTCTGGAACCTCCATGCGTTTGCTTGCAGGTTTGTTGAGCGGGCAGTCGTTCGATGTCGAACTCACTGGTGATGAATCCTTGTCCAAACGCCCTATGGAGCGTGTTGCAAAGCCGTTGCGGGAAATGGGGGCGGAGATTTCCACTTCTGAAGGTGGGCGCCCTCCGGTCAAAATTAAGGGCGGCTCCAGACTTCATGGTATTCATTATGATATGCCTGTCGCCAGCGCCCAGGTAAAGTCCAGTCTGGTCCTCGCAGGTCTTTATGCGGAGGGGGAAACCTCGGTGACAGAGCCTGCGCCAACTCGTGATCATAGCGAACGAATGCTGCGTGGTTTTGGTTATCCTGTAGATGTAAATGGCTCCAAGGTGACGATTAAGGGCGGACATAAGCTGAGCGCCACCAAAATTGACGTCCCTTCTGATATCTCTTCCGCGGCTTTTTTCCTGGTTGCTGCGAGCATTACTCCTGGGTCAGACCTGACCTTGCGTCATGTGGGCGTCAACCCGACTCGGGTTGGAGTAATTAGTATTCTTAAAATGATGGGCGCCGACATTGAGCTATCTAACCACAAAGAAGTGGGCGGCGAGCCGGTAGCGGATATTCGTGTGCGCTATGCTCCCTTGAAAGGAATTCGTATTCCAGAGGAGCAGGTGCCTTTGGCCATTGATGAGTTTCCGGTCCTGTTTATCGCAGCGGTGTGCGCTGAGGGAGAAACTGTTCTGAGTGGCGCGGAAGAGCTGCGCGTCAAAGAGAGCGACCGTATTCAAACCATGGCTGATGGCTTGGCTGCGTTAGGCGTCAGCAGTGAAGTGAAAGAAGATGGTATTGTGTTGCGCAGCGCTGAAATTGGCGGCGGCACAGTGGATAGTCATGGCGATCACCGTATTGCAATGGCGTTTGCCGTGGCCTCTTTGAGAGCGACCGGCGCTATTGTTATTAAAGATTGCGCCAACGTCGCTACATCATTCCCGGGGTTCACTGCTTTGGCGAATGAGGTTGGTTTTAATCTTCGGGCTGAGGAGACGGCATGA
- the pheA gene encoding prephenate dehydratase → MTTEQTELARLRERIDQIDRQLLALICERAKCAQSVAEVKMRGNSGQDVVFYRPEREAQVLRKIMHENPGPLSDEEVARLFREVMSACLALEAPLHIAFLGPEGAFTHAAALKHFGHSGVCLPHYAIDEVFREVEAGSAHYGVVPVETSNEGVISHTLDVFVNSPLLICGEVEVRTHHFLIAPEQVDAADIKVVYSLAQSFSLCRQWLDERWPGVERIAVPSHADAVKRASERQDAAAVAGEHCARLYGMKVLAKNIEDHPDQIARYLIIGKNSAPPSGDDKTSLMVTIRDEPGALYKMLGVFHRQNLSLTRIDSRPALSGARRYHFFVDFIGHKDLPEVGAAIQELSRDALDVRCLGSYPKGVL, encoded by the coding sequence ATGACCACTGAGCAGACCGAACTCGCCAGGCTGCGTGAACGAATAGACCAGATTGATCGTCAGTTGCTGGCGTTGATTTGCGAACGAGCCAAGTGCGCGCAAAGTGTCGCGGAAGTAAAAATGCGCGGCAATTCAGGGCAGGATGTCGTCTTTTATCGCCCGGAGCGGGAAGCTCAGGTTTTGCGGAAAATCATGCACGAGAACCCAGGGCCTTTAAGTGATGAAGAAGTGGCCAGGCTGTTCCGGGAAGTTATGTCGGCGTGTCTTGCTTTAGAGGCGCCCTTACATATTGCGTTTCTGGGACCGGAAGGCGCCTTTACGCATGCCGCCGCGCTCAAGCATTTTGGGCACTCCGGCGTTTGCTTGCCTCATTACGCTATTGATGAGGTCTTCCGAGAGGTTGAGGCGGGGTCTGCTCACTACGGCGTGGTCCCGGTGGAAACCTCTAATGAAGGGGTAATAAGTCACACGCTTGATGTGTTTGTTAATTCGCCTTTGCTAATATGTGGCGAAGTGGAAGTGCGTACTCACCACTTCTTAATTGCGCCAGAGCAAGTGGACGCCGCTGATATCAAGGTTGTTTATTCTTTGGCGCAGTCATTTTCTTTGTGTCGGCAATGGCTGGACGAAAGATGGCCGGGAGTGGAGCGCATTGCGGTTCCGAGTCATGCGGACGCTGTAAAAAGGGCGTCTGAACGCCAGGATGCGGCGGCGGTGGCTGGTGAGCACTGCGCCAGGCTGTATGGTATGAAAGTTCTGGCGAAAAATATCGAAGATCATCCAGATCAGATCGCCAGGTATTTGATTATTGGTAAAAATTCGGCTCCTCCAAGTGGGGATGACAAAACATCTCTAATGGTTACCATTCGCGACGAGCCGGGCGCTCTGTACAAGATGCTGGGTGTGTTTCATCGTCAAAATCTGAGCCTGACAAGAATTGATTCGCGCCCGGCCCTGAGTGGCGCGCGTCGTTATCACTTCTTTGTGGACTTTATCGGCCATAAAGACCTGCCAGAGGTCGGTGCGGCGATTCAGGAGTTGTCCCGGGATGCTCTCGACGTGCGATGTCTGGGGTCCTATCCCAAAGGCGTGCTTTAA
- the serC gene encoding 3-phosphoserine/phosphohydroxythreonine transaminase, giving the protein MADRKFNFCAGPSALPTEVLLQAQAELLDWRGKGLSIMEMSHRSDDFVAVAVEAERDFRELMSVPDNYKVLFVQGGAATQFASVPLNLLKLGAEADYIDTGIWSKKAIAEAGRYLKVNVAASAKDNGYACIPARSEWRLSESAGYVHYTPNETIGGVEFLDIPDVGDKPLVADMSSTILSRPVDISRFGVIYAGAQKNIGPAGLTLVIVREDLLGYASDSLPTMLNYKVASENDSMVNTPPTFSWYLAGLVFKWLKGKGGVQAMEAINCRKADKLYSYIDDSEFYANPIDLSCRSWMNVPFTLKDDRLDQKFLQEAEGAGLLNLQGHRSVGGMRASLYNALPEEAVDALIGFMQDFAGRNA; this is encoded by the coding sequence ATGGCTGATAGAAAGTTTAATTTTTGCGCGGGCCCTTCCGCGCTGCCTACGGAAGTGTTGTTGCAGGCTCAGGCGGAACTGCTCGATTGGCGGGGTAAAGGTCTGTCAATTATGGAGATGAGTCATCGCAGTGACGATTTTGTTGCTGTGGCGGTTGAAGCTGAGCGTGACTTTCGTGAGCTGATGTCTGTGCCCGACAATTACAAAGTTCTCTTTGTGCAGGGTGGGGCCGCCACTCAGTTCGCTTCTGTGCCGCTTAATTTGCTGAAGCTCGGCGCCGAAGCGGATTATATCGATACGGGTATCTGGTCGAAGAAAGCCATTGCGGAGGCGGGGCGCTACCTTAAGGTAAATGTCGCTGCTTCCGCCAAAGATAATGGCTATGCCTGCATTCCTGCTCGTAGCGAGTGGCGTTTGAGCGAGAGCGCAGGTTATGTGCACTATACGCCCAATGAAACAATTGGCGGCGTTGAGTTTCTCGATATTCCTGACGTAGGCGATAAGCCTTTGGTGGCGGATATGTCCTCCACCATATTGTCCCGTCCCGTGGATATCAGTCGCTTCGGGGTGATATACGCCGGCGCCCAAAAGAATATTGGTCCCGCTGGCCTGACGCTGGTTATCGTGCGGGAAGACTTGCTGGGATATGCTTCCGACAGTCTGCCCACTATGCTGAACTATAAAGTGGCCAGTGAAAACGACTCCATGGTCAATACTCCGCCTACTTTTTCTTGGTACTTGGCTGGCCTGGTATTTAAGTGGCTGAAAGGAAAAGGCGGTGTGCAGGCTATGGAGGCGATTAACTGCCGCAAAGCTGACAAACTTTATTCATACATAGACGACAGCGAGTTTTATGCGAACCCGATAGATCTGTCTTGTCGTTCCTGGATGAATGTGCCCTTTACACTGAAAGATGACCGCCTGGATCAGAAGTTTCTGCAAGAGGCGGAAGGGGCGGGTCTGCTTAATCTGCAGGGGCATCGTTCGGTTGGAGGAATGCGCGCCAGTTTGTATAACGCATTGCCTGAAGAGGCGGTGGATGCGCTGATTGGGTTTATGCAAGATTTTGCTGGGAGGAATGCCTGA